The segment CATCGGGACAAACAACCAGCGGAAAGTCATCGGGCTGCGGCGTCAGGCGCTGAAGCAAAGCGATCGCTTCGGCGTCCTCCTCCGCGTCAAGTGTCAGATTCGGAAATGCGTTGCGACGCAGGAAATTTTGCAACTCAAGGAGCCTCGCGTTTCCGGGGGCAGCGACGAAGACGACTCCACGCCCGCGTTCAATGGCCAGGACACGCCTCAGGATCAGCGCGCGCATGATCTTGTCGCCAGGACCAGCCTCGTTGACAATCATGGCGCTGAGCTCGTCTGGACGCAGTAGCACCGCTTCGACATCCTCAATCACATGTGCGTCAACGACTGCAGGTTTACTTGAGAGCTGCGTGATATCTGACGTGAACTCACCGCGCATTGTATAGGTGTGAAGAATTCGCTGTTGCGACAGACCATCGCGAATCACTATCCGCACCTTCCCCGACAAAATGATGAACACACCCGGGCATATGCTTCCAGCGCGATAAAGAAAATCGCCTTTGACGTAATGGCAGGGGTTCCCAAAGCGACACACTCTGGCGACCTCCTCATCCGTGAGGACGGGAAACATTTGCTGGTAACGCGGATGCTCGCGTACGCTTGCGTCTTCTTCGATAGCGCTGCTTTCGCACGTACTTGCTGCCGGCCGGCTGACCCCCCTAGCTCCCAGAGCTGAGTCCTTGCTCATGGCGATTCTCCTACCATAACTTCGCCGCGCCATCAAAGCATCAAAGCGTGAGGACGGCCTCTAGAACTTGTCGACGTCGACCACCGCCTGAGCGAATTCTCGCGGTGCTTCCTGCGGCAAGTTATGGCCGATACCTCCCTTAACGTCCCGATGCGCGTATTTGCCGGTGAATTTGCTTGCATAGGAACTGGGTGCCGGATGTGGGGCGCCGTTGGCATCGCTTTCCATGGTGATTGTGCGCACGCCTATGGTGGGCGCCGACGCGAGCCGCTGCTCAAACTCATCGTACTTCGGCTCACCCTCGGCAAGGCCCTGCCGCCAGCGATAGTTGTGAACGGTAATGTCGAGGTGATCGGGATTCTTGAAAGCAGCGGCGCTGCGGTCGAAGGTGGCGTCGTCGAATCTCCATTTTGGCGAAGCTTGCCGCCAGATCAGTTTGGTAAAGTCGTGCGTGTATTTCTGATAGCCAGCGCGGCCGCGGTCCGTTGCCAAATAGAACTGGTACCACCACCGAAACTCCGCCTCAGGCGACAACGGCATTTTTCCGGCCGCCTGACTGCCAATCAGGTAGCCACTGACGGAAACCAGGCCGTTGCAACGCTCCGGCCACAGTGCAGCGATGATGCAGGCCGTGCGTGCGCCCCAATCGAACGCCCCGAGGATGGGTTTTTGGATGTTGAGCGCATCCATCAGTGCGATGATGTCCAGGGCGACGGCCGCCGGTTGTCCGTTGCGCATCGTGTCGCCAGACAAGAAGGTCGTCGAGCCATAGCCGCGTAGATACGGAACGATCACACGATACCCGCGCGACGCCAGCAGAGGCGCGACGTCGACGAAGCTATGGATATCGTAGGGCCAGCCATGCAACAGGAGGACCGCCGGCCCGTCGGCAGGACCCGCCTCCGCGTAACCGACGTTGAGCAACCCGGCATTGATCTGCTTGATCGGCGCGAAGGCTGTATGGGTGCCGGGCCTGCTCGAAGGCAATGGGGCCGGCTTTGACTGCTGGGCTTGGGCGGAAGTCAACATCCCGAGCTGTGCAGCAGCGACTGTCAGGGCGGCCGTGCCAAGCATGCCTCGGCGTGGCAAATCGATTCTCTCCGTCATCGTACTCTCCCGTCGCGCGAGCAAGCCTGAGCGGAATCGCTTATTAGGTCGGCGCTGAATTTCGTCGGAAGCGTGACCCAGTTGCCGGAACCGATACCGGAACCGGCACAACGACGTTTGTGGCCTGATTTATGAGACCAATATAGGTCATGCCAAAACGGGAACGGGGCAGTGCAATGAGGGTCTCTTGAGGAGATCCTGGCCGGTTGCCCCAAGGATCAAGCAGCGATACTCAGGGCGCCGCTCCGTTAAACAACGGCAAATCTTGGCGAGCGTTTGGCGCGAAATGCCGATCGACAGGCAGTGCTCCTGTGGAATCAGGAACGCGCCGCTTGCCAACGTGCCAGCGCCGTGCGCAGCAGAGAAGCGGACGCTGCCAACAGCACGAGGTCCTTCAGCAGGAACTGACCGATCGGCGCGGAGATCGCCGGGAACCCACCAGCAGTCGGCTCTGCAACACCAGGGGTGGTGACAAAGAACGTCAGCGTGATGGCGTAAGTCGCGCATGACATGGCTGCACCGAGTACCGACACCCCACGATGGAATGCACCGACGGTCAGTGTCACCGCGGTGGACAGTTCCAGCACGCCAATGACAGCGCTGGCGCCACGAACACCGAATGCGTCGATGAGCCAGGCCATGAAGGGGCTATTCTCGATGAACGGCGCAATACCGTGGGCTTCGTAGCCGGTAAACTTCATCCCGCCGAACCAGAGAAAGACGACAACCAGGGACCAGCGCAGCAACGCCTCGTGGTTGTTGATGGCCTCGCTGGTGCGCGTTATAGCGAAGGATGTGATGGGTTGCATACTTACTCCTCAACGGATGTGTGGTGTGGTGGAGGAGCACGCCCCGGTGGCGCAGACTCCTTTCCTGTCATTGCGACGACGCGCATGCGCGCGTTCCGGCGCGGCCGGCTCCAGCTGTGCCAGAACCGGCGAATCGAATAAATCTTTGTTCCAGAGACGTATCAGGCGCGTCCATTACCGTAATGAAATCGCCCCACGGACTTCGGGGCTCCCGTCACGCGGTAAGGTGCGTTGGACGGCTTTCAGTCGCGGAACAAGTGCGTGGCATGCGTTACGGCACCGCCCGCCCGGATTGCGGCGGCCACGAGCGCGGCCTCCGCGAGTTGGGCATTGGTGGCGCCGGCATCGTGGGCGGCCTTGGTATGCAGGGCAATGCAATATGGGCACTGCGTCGTCAGCGCCACTGCCACCGCAATAATCTGTTTCTGCTGCACCGAAAGCGCGCCGTCTGCAAAAGCTGCCTGATCAAAGGCACGGAAGCTCTTCATCGCTTCAGGAGCGTTTTCGTCCAGCTTCCTCAAACGGGCAAGATCCTTCATATCGAACATGGAAAACTCCATCAAGGTTGGGTTGGAGTAGGTATGATAGGAATGGCAAGGTTCCACTTGGTCTTAGTTTGGTTTCAATTCGTCCAATGATGGCATCCGCCCCTTCTGCACATCGTGTGCTCGAGCATTTCCTTGCCACACTCGACATTGGTGTCACGCACATCACACGGTGCGACATTCGCGATGGGTGGAGCGTGCGCTTCGATGCGTGCGAAACGGCCAGCCTGCACTACTGCCTGGACGGCTGCGGAACGCTCGACGCAGGCAATGGCCACCGCATCGCGTTGCAGCCGCACAGTTTTGTCCTGATGCCGCCAGGCGTTTCCTATCGGCTGGAAAGCGCGTTCGAGTCGCCGACTATGTCGGTGGATCGGGCAAGGCTTGGCTCATGGTCCGCGCGCGAAACGGCGCCGACGGTGAAGGTGGGCGAGGCGGCAGCGGGAGTTGAGATGGCGTGTGGGGAGCTGCGCTTTGCGACGAGTACCGCCGATCCCTTCAGGATGCTGCGGCATCCAATCGTGACGCGGTTCGACGGGCCGGCTGGACTGAAAGACCAGTTCGTCATGCTGTTGGCGGAATCCGCGCAGCCCGGACTGGGATCGCGG is part of the Cupriavidus necator genome and harbors:
- a CDS encoding alpha/beta fold hydrolase: MTERIDLPRRGMLGTAALTVAAAQLGMLTSAQAQQSKPAPLPSSRPGTHTAFAPIKQINAGLLNVGYAEAGPADGPAVLLLHGWPYDIHSFVDVAPLLASRGYRVIVPYLRGYGSTTFLSGDTMRNGQPAAVALDIIALMDALNIQKPILGAFDWGARTACIIAALWPERCNGLVSVSGYLIGSQAAGKMPLSPEAEFRWWYQFYLATDRGRAGYQKYTHDFTKLIWRQASPKWRFDDATFDRSAAAFKNPDHLDITVHNYRWRQGLAEGEPKYDEFEQRLASAPTIGVRTITMESDANGAPHPAPSSYASKFTGKYAHRDVKGGIGHNLPQEAPREFAQAVVDVDKF
- a CDS encoding YkgB family protein; translation: MQPITSFAITRTSEAINNHEALLRWSLVVVFLWFGGMKFTGYEAHGIAPFIENSPFMAWLIDAFGVRGASAVIGVLELSTAVTLTVGAFHRGVSVLGAAMSCATYAITLTFFVTTPGVAEPTAGGFPAISAPIGQFLLKDLVLLAASASLLRTALARWQAARS
- a CDS encoding carboxymuconolactone decarboxylase family protein, translating into MFDMKDLARLRKLDENAPEAMKSFRAFDQAAFADGALSVQQKQIIAVAVALTTQCPYCIALHTKAAHDAGATNAQLAEAALVAAAIRAGGAVTHATHLFRD
- a CDS encoding AraC family transcriptional regulator, with product MMASAPSAHRVLEHFLATLDIGVTHITRCDIRDGWSVRFDACETASLHYCLDGCGTLDAGNGHRIALQPHSFVLMPPGVSYRLESAFESPTMSVDRARLGSWSARETAPTVKVGEAAAGVEMACGELRFATSTADPFRMLRHPIVTRFDGPAGLKDQFVMLLAESAQPGLGSRVLIEALLKQCLVMLLRRQMESDDAELSWTAAVADPRLLLALEKLFEHPEVPLSVQRLADLAGMSRSAFAAHFERAFGQTPMAMLRAVRLHKAAELLATTTLQISQVAHAVGFSSRSNFSQAFHKQHGVDPSGFRQRTTSRQRVGGN